A single bacterium DNA region contains:
- a CDS encoding methylenetetrahydrofolate reductase C-terminal domain-containing protein, with amino-acid sequence MLITKVKNREKILNELDDKDVFIFKCFGCKEVWYPEEEIDILLYESNCMDRVARVDYLCREEFVGKYLDRYSEKVKEVKRILVFSCGVGVQMVAKVASHIPVIPGCDTYYINGFQGLTAQDVDCQQCGQCWLNHTCSICPITSCAKSLLNGPCGGARDGKCEVDKNMDCGWVLIYKRLELLGEKENLRKTSVNVRNYKIIIDSLNKG; translated from the coding sequence ATGTTGATAACAAAGGTTAAAAACAGAGAGAAGATTTTGAACGAGTTGGATGACAAAGATGTATTTATATTTAAATGTTTTGGTTGTAAAGAGGTCTGGTATCCTGAAGAAGAAATAGATATTCTTTTGTATGAATCTAATTGTATGGATAGGGTTGCACGGGTTGATTATCTCTGCAGGGAAGAATTTGTGGGGAAATATCTTGATAGATATAGCGAAAAAGTTAAAGAAGTAAAGAGAATACTTGTTTTTTCCTGTGGAGTAGGTGTTCAGATGGTAGCAAAAGTTGCTTCTCATATTCCTGTAATTCCTGGTTGTGATACGTACTATATAAATGGTTTTCAGGGACTAACAGCACAGGATGTGGATTGTCAGCAGTGTGGACAGTGCTGGTTAAATCATACATGTAGTATATGTCCTATTACTTCCTGTGCTAAATCCCTTCTTAATGGTCCCTGTGGTGGTGCGAGAGATGGAAAGTGTGAGGTGGATAAGAATATGGACTGCGGATGGGTTCTGATATATAAACGTCTGGAACTTCTTGGAGAGAAAGAAAATCTTCGTAAGACATCTGTTAATGTAAGGAATTACAAAATAATTATAGATAGTTTAAACAAGGGGTAG
- a CDS encoding methylenetetrahydrofolate reductase yields the protein MNFEEKIKSGKFVITSEIGPPKGTNINPHIEEAEHIKDKVDAFNVTDLQSSVMRLGSLVTSRLLIEKGMEPVFQITCRDRNRLALQSDLLSASVFGIRNVLVLTGDHTVLGDHPDAKPVFDLDSVSLLKVASDLMKGKDMAGNDLDGIPDFFLGAVVSPGYEPQELQIIKMERKIEAGARFFQTQAVYDLISFENFMKKASGFGMPVLGGIVLLKSAAMAKFMNENVAGVNVPEKYINMMASADKKDRPKVSVQIAAELIKGMKGMCSGIHIMPLGWEKYVPDVLEASGF from the coding sequence ATGAACTTTGAAGAAAAAATTAAAAGTGGTAAGTTTGTTATTACCAGTGAGATAGGACCACCTAAAGGAACGAATATAAATCCACATATAGAGGAGGCAGAACATATTAAAGATAAGGTGGATGCGTTTAATGTTACTGACCTTCAGAGTTCTGTAATGCGGCTCGGGTCTCTCGTTACATCCCGTCTTCTTATAGAAAAAGGGATGGAACCGGTTTTTCAGATAACATGCAGAGACAGGAACCGTCTTGCTTTACAGTCAGATCTTTTGAGTGCATCAGTATTTGGTATAAGAAATGTTCTTGTGCTTACAGGTGACCATACAGTTTTAGGTGACCATCCTGATGCAAAACCGGTTTTTGATTTAGATTCTGTTTCACTTCTAAAAGTCGCTTCTGACTTGATGAAGGGAAAGGATATGGCAGGAAATGACCTTGATGGAATTCCTGATTTCTTTCTCGGTGCTGTAGTAAGTCCTGGGTATGAACCACAGGAATTGCAGATTATAAAGATGGAGAGGAAGATTGAAGCAGGTGCAAGATTTTTTCAGACACAGGCGGTATATGACCTTATATCCTTTGAAAATTTTATGAAAAAGGCATCTGGATTTGGAATGCCTGTTCTTGGTGGAATAGTGCTTTTGAAGTCAGCAGCAATGGCAAAGTTTATGAACGAGAATGTTGCTGGTGTGAATGTTCCTGAAAAGTATATAAATATGATGGCGTCTGCAGATAAAAAAGATAGGCCAAAGGTAAGTGTTCAGATTGCTGCTGAATTGATAAAAGGTATGAAAGGAATGTGTTCAGGTATCCATATAATGCCACTCGGCTGGGAAAAATATGTGCCTGATGTTTTAGAAGCATCAGGTTTTTAA